From the Megalops cyprinoides isolate fMegCyp1 chromosome 21, fMegCyp1.pri, whole genome shotgun sequence genome, one window contains:
- the LOC118796426 gene encoding mucin-2-like has product MEGKEATWKLHEGEIQKPVPPPLSKGLGEWEKVKAEERAVGVAVLSGVIHVSNSKHCNYNNHYYYDSSPNTYNICNNNCYYNNHYYYYSSSYNYNSSNNYCSPTKTTATTTIATTTTPAPTTTTPATTTPAATSITTSTTPALTTTMDTTTTTAATTSTTTTTITTTTAATTTATTTTTTTTTPAPTTTIAPTTTTAATTTTTNTPPPTSTTAATTATATTTITTSTTPTLTTTMAPTTTTATTITTTTTTAAPTPTTAATTTATTRATTTTTPAPRTTTPATTPPAATSITTSTTPALTTTMDTTTTTASTTSTTTTTVTTTTAATTTATTTTTTTTTPAPTTAIASTTTATTTTTANTPLPTTTTAATTTTATTTTITTTTPAPTTTMAPTTTTAVTTTTTPTTTASTTTTSSTTAVPTTTTAATTTTATTTTTTTTTPAPTTTTAATTSTVASTATTTTTITTSTTATTTTTTTTTTTSTTAATTATTITTTATTPAPTTTRATTMITTTSSTTPAPTTTTTAATTATTTITTIPTTPAPATTMAPTTTAASTTTATTTTPAPTTTTAATTSTAATATTTTTLGKTTITTATTSTATTTTTSTTTPAPTTTTATTTTTASTTTPTATAPTTTMAQTTTTAATTTSITTIAPTTTTAATKTATTITTTTTTSALTTTKATTTTASTTTTTTTLVPTLTTTPATTATTTITTTTPAPTTTPAPTSIAVTTTTSTIPAATTVTSTTTITTPAPTTTTAVTITTATTTTNNNYCCYNSHYYYYSSPYNSTCSNNNYCCYNYHGCHYSNCCNNNFNGCSYYYSHSNYCCKYNHFYYFSPYYYNNCNNNHL; this is encoded by the exons AATAGCAAACACTGCAACTACAATAACCACTACTACTACGACTCCAGCCCCAACACCTACAACATCTGCAACAACAACTGCTACTACAacaaccactactactactactccaGCTCCTACAACTACAATAGCTCCAACAACTACTGct CtccaacaaaaacaactgcTACTACAACAATCGCTACTACTACTACCCctgctccaacaacaacaacacctgCAACAACAACCCCTGCTGCTACATCAATCACTACTAGTACTACTCCAGCTCTCACAACTACAATGGatacaacaacaactactgctgctactacatCCACTACTACTACAACCATAACAActacaacagctgcaacaacaactGCTACTACAacaaccactactactactactccaGCTCCTACAACTACAATagctccaacaacaactactgctgctacaacaACCACTACTAATACTCCACCCCCAACAAgtacaacagctgcaacaacagcCACTGCTACTACAACAATCACTACTAGTACTACTCCAACTCTCACAACTACAATGgctccaacaacaactactgctactacaataaccactactactactactgcagCCCCAACACctacaacagctgcaacaacaactGCTACTACAAGagccactactactactacccCTGCTCCAAGAACTACAACACCTGCAACAACACCCCCTGCTGCTACATCAATCACTACTAGTACTACTCCAGCTCTCACAACTACAATGGatacaacaacaactactgctTCTACTACATCCACTACTACTACAACTGTAACAActacaacagctgcaacaaccactgctactacaacaacaactactactactactccaGCTCCAACAACTGCAATAGCTTCAACAACTACTGCTACTACAACAACCACTGCTAATACTCCTcttccaacaactacaacagctgcaacaacaaccactgctACGACAACAaccattactactactactccaGCTCCTACAACTACAATGGCTCCAACAACTACTACTGCTGTTACTACAACCACTA CTCCAACAACTACTGCTTCTACAACAACCACTAGTAGTACTACTGCAgttccaacaactacaacagctgcaacaacaacaactgctacaacaacaaccaccactactactaccccagctccaacaactacaacagctgcaacaacatCTACTGTTGCTTCTACAGCAACCACTACTACAACAATTACTACTTCTACCACTGCTACTACAACAACcacaactacaacaactactacttctacaacagcagcaacaactgCTACTACAATAACCACTACTGCTACTACTCcagctccaacaactacaaGGGCTACAACAATGATAACTACCACTAGTAGTACTACTCCAGCCCCTACAACTACAACCACTGCTGCTACCACTGCTACAACAACAATCACTACTATTCCTACTACCCCTGCTCCTGCAACAACAATGGCTCCAACAACAACTGCTGCTTCTACAACGACCGCTACTACTACTACCCCAGCtcctacaactacaacagctgcaacaacaagCACTGCTGCTACAGCAACCACTACTACTACTCTGGGCAAAACAACTATAACAACTGCAACAACATCCACTGCTACTACAACAACCACTTCTACTACAACTCCAGCtcctacaactacaacagctacaacaacaacaactgcttCTACAACAACTCCTACTGCTACAGCTCCTACAACTACAATGGCTCAAACAacaactactgctgctacaacaACCAGTATTACTACTATAGccccaacaactacaacagctgcaacaaaaACTGCTACTACAATAACcacaactactactacttcaGCTCTTACAACTACAAAGGCTACAACAACAACTGCCTCTACGacaaccactactactactCTAGTCCCTACACTTACAACCACTCCTGCTACCACTGCTACAACAACAATCACTACTACTACTCCAGCTCCTACAACTACCCCAGCTCCAACAAGTATTGCTGTAACTACAACCACTTCTACTATTCCAGCTGCAACAACTGTGACTTCAACAACCACTATTACAACCCcagctccaacaactacaacagctgTAACAATAACCACTGCTACTACAACAAcca ACAACAACTATTGCTGCTACAACagccactactactactactccaGCCCCTACAACTCCACctgctccaacaacaactactgctgctacaactACCACGGCTGCCACTATTCCAATTGCTGCAACAACAACTTCAATGGCTGCAGCTACTACTACAGCCACAGCAACTACTGCTGCAAGTACAACCACTTCTACTACTTCAGTCcctactactacaacaactgcaacaacaacCACCTCTAG